A region from the Desulfomarina profundi genome encodes:
- a CDS encoding TRAP transporter large permease: MNILKILVLVLALLRTPLFLIISALALLSFSSADIDISVVIIEMSRLADTPLLVSLPLFIFAGILLSESKAPRRMLKFSQLFLGWLPGGLAVITLLVCAVFTAFTGASGVTIFALGGLLLPALLKDGYSERFSMGLITSSGSLGLLFPPSLPLILYGVIAESRIDQLFLAGILPGILMLILLMGYSILQRPKREIDTPETTLEEKITTLREIGWELPLPVILLGGIYGGIFVPGEAAAVTALYVLVVELFIHRDIPFSALASIMSKSMILFGGILVILAASMASTNYLIDQEVPTRLFTFIQTYIDSRYTFLLLLNIFLLIVGAMLDIFSALVLIVPLILPIATGYGVDPVHLGIIFLTNLQIGYCTPPVGLNLFLASYRFEKPITELYRSTLPFLALLLVTLIIITYFPWLSLALIRFAG, translated from the coding sequence GTGAATATTCTAAAAATTCTGGTTCTGGTTCTGGCCCTGCTGCGCACTCCGCTTTTTCTGATTATATCAGCGCTGGCCCTGCTTTCCTTTTCCTCCGCCGATATCGATATCTCGGTAGTAATTATCGAAATGTCACGGTTGGCTGACACCCCGCTGCTGGTTTCCCTGCCTCTCTTTATCTTTGCCGGTATTCTTCTTTCTGAAAGCAAGGCCCCTCGACGGATGTTGAAATTCTCACAGCTCTTTCTCGGTTGGCTGCCCGGCGGACTGGCTGTTATCACCCTGCTGGTCTGCGCCGTTTTTACCGCTTTTACCGGTGCATCCGGGGTGACGATCTTCGCCCTTGGCGGACTGCTGTTGCCTGCGCTGTTAAAAGACGGGTACTCCGAGCGTTTTTCCATGGGACTTATCACCTCCTCAGGCAGCCTTGGTCTGCTCTTTCCCCCCAGTCTGCCCCTGATCCTCTACGGAGTTATCGCCGAATCGAGAATCGACCAGCTCTTTCTCGCCGGAATCCTGCCGGGCATCCTGATGCTCATTCTCCTGATGGGCTATTCCATTCTTCAGCGTCCGAAAAGGGAGATTGATACCCCCGAAACTACCCTGGAAGAAAAAATAACCACCCTTCGTGAAATCGGCTGGGAGCTGCCATTGCCCGTCATCCTGCTGGGGGGAATATACGGCGGTATCTTTGTACCCGGAGAAGCCGCGGCGGTAACAGCTCTTTATGTCCTTGTTGTGGAACTGTTCATCCACAGGGATATTCCTTTTTCCGCTCTTGCCTCCATCATGAGCAAATCCATGATCCTTTTCGGTGGTATACTTGTTATTCTTGCGGCCTCCATGGCCTCAACAAATTACCTGATTGACCAGGAGGTCCCGACACGCCTCTTTACCTTTATCCAGACCTATATAGACTCCAGGTATACCTTTCTCCTGCTGTTAAATATCTTCCTGCTTATCGTTGGGGCCATGCTCGATATTTTTTCGGCCCTGGTTCTGATCGTCCCGCTGATCCTGCCCATTGCCACAGGCTACGGAGTCGATCCTGTCCATCTCGGTATTATTTTTCTCACAAACCTGCAGATCGGTTACTGCACTCCACCTGTCGGCCTGAATCTCTTTCTCGCCTCCTATCGCTTTGAAAAACCGATCACCGAACTCTATCGATCCACACTCCCCTTTCTGGCCCTGCTCCTCGTCACCTTGATTATCATCACCTATTTCCCCTGGCTCAGCCTCGCTCTGATCCGTTTTGCCGGCTGA
- a CDS encoding NUDIX hydrolase: MHNMKNITCSNSLRELVESNLTKFKRKPLNNRGLRRAAVAITIVDYRNSGNIGGLLPETDEGAALILTRRSARLKNHAGQWALPGGSIDTGESEEETALRELAEEVGLHLKKDRILGCLDDFITRSGFHITPVILWGGQTPYLHANPEEVASIHRISCRELLRKDAPVLDNSPESEDPILFMPVGNSWIATPTAAILYQFREVALLGKQTRVAHFEQPYFAWR, from the coding sequence ATGCACAATATGAAAAACATTACCTGCTCAAACAGCCTTCGGGAATTGGTAGAGAGCAATCTCACAAAATTCAAGAGAAAACCTCTCAATAACAGAGGGTTGCGACGGGCTGCTGTGGCAATTACAATTGTTGATTACCGTAACTCTGGAAATATTGGAGGACTCCTGCCCGAAACAGACGAGGGGGCAGCCCTGATCCTGACCCGGCGATCAGCCAGGTTGAAAAACCATGCAGGCCAGTGGGCATTGCCCGGAGGCAGCATTGATACAGGAGAATCAGAGGAAGAAACGGCCCTGCGGGAACTGGCGGAAGAGGTTGGACTGCACCTGAAAAAAGACCGGATACTGGGTTGTCTTGATGATTTCATCACCAGGTCCGGGTTTCATATCACTCCAGTCATACTCTGGGGCGGGCAAACACCGTACCTGCATGCCAACCCGGAAGAGGTGGCGTCAATTCACAGAATTTCCTGCCGGGAACTTCTCAGAAAAGATGCTCCGGTTTTAGACAACTCCCCTGAATCCGAAGATCCAATTCTCTTCATGCCGGTGGGAAACTCCTGGATTGCCACCCCCACTGCGGCCATACTCTACCAGTTCCGTGAAGTTGCCCTCCTGGGAAAACAGACACGGGTTGCCCATTTTGAGCAACCATATTTTGCCTGGCGATAA
- a CDS encoding methyl-accepting chemotaxis protein, giving the protein MLSKLTVRGRMYLILAMTLFMFIVNAQFAWMNLNKIKDIGLERTKTVLIDAHKIKIKVATEILASSIAGFINHGKNSDMDVITMRSILKSIRSGENDSGYFFIYRNTTNIIDPANPANEGRDLGDLQDKNGIYVIRALKKNAENGGGFLEYHWSEPDGTTRPKISFAKEIPGTDYWIGTGVYTDKLETQIEKIDRELTAITERRSYYMLATVGIIYIGLTLLSLFIISGIVKSLKMLIANFQDIAEGEGDLTKRLKINGKDELNELAEWFNTFIEKLQSIIINISSNSNSVERSSGELLSISGKMAENCRITSIQADNVTQSAEEMSSNLNSVAATMEESSDNVNMVAAAGEEMTATIHDIARNSEKARSISDTAVKQAKSASEKMGELGEAAGKIGKVTEAITEISEQTNLLALNATIEAARAGEAGKGFGVVANEIKELAQQTASATLEIKSNIEGVQQTTGSTVHEINEISKIINEINAIVTEIASAVEEQSSATAEIADSINRTSSGIREVNEHVTHSSTVAGTISGDIGKVNEAAADLSESSIQIQNRAKKLSSMSHQVTEIINSFKF; this is encoded by the coding sequence ATGTTAAGTAAACTTACAGTCAGAGGCAGGATGTATCTGATCCTGGCCATGACCCTTTTCATGTTCATTGTCAACGCCCAGTTCGCCTGGATGAATCTCAACAAAATTAAAGATATAGGCCTTGAAAGGACAAAAACAGTACTCATCGATGCACACAAAATCAAGATCAAAGTGGCAACTGAAATTCTGGCATCATCAATAGCCGGCTTTATAAACCATGGGAAAAACAGTGACATGGATGTCATCACCATGCGCTCCATCCTCAAATCTATTCGCTCTGGAGAAAATGATTCCGGCTATTTCTTTATTTACCGAAATACCACTAATATAATCGATCCGGCCAATCCGGCAAACGAGGGCAGAGACCTCGGTGACCTACAGGATAAAAACGGAATATATGTCATCAGGGCTCTGAAGAAAAATGCTGAAAATGGCGGTGGTTTTCTTGAATATCACTGGTCAGAACCTGATGGGACCACAAGGCCGAAAATCAGTTTTGCAAAAGAAATTCCCGGTACGGACTACTGGATCGGGACAGGAGTCTATACCGATAAACTGGAAACACAAATTGAGAAAATAGACAGGGAACTGACCGCCATTACCGAACGTCGGTCCTACTATATGCTGGCCACTGTGGGTATTATTTATATCGGTCTGACCCTTCTCAGTCTTTTTATTATTTCCGGAATCGTAAAAAGTCTGAAAATGCTGATTGCCAATTTTCAGGACATTGCCGAGGGAGAAGGCGATCTCACAAAACGTCTGAAAATAAATGGAAAAGATGAACTTAATGAACTGGCTGAATGGTTCAACACTTTTATTGAAAAACTGCAGAGTATTATCATCAACATTTCCTCCAATTCAAATTCCGTGGAGCGATCTTCCGGTGAACTGCTCTCCATATCTGGAAAAATGGCGGAAAATTGCCGTATTACATCCATTCAGGCCGACAATGTGACCCAGTCGGCGGAAGAGATGAGCAGTAACCTGAACAGTGTTGCCGCCACCATGGAGGAATCGAGCGACAATGTCAATATGGTGGCAGCAGCAGGAGAAGAGATGACTGCGACAATTCACGATATAGCCAGAAATTCTGAAAAGGCCAGATCCATTTCAGATACCGCGGTGAAGCAGGCAAAATCTGCTTCAGAAAAAATGGGTGAACTGGGAGAGGCGGCCGGAAAAATCGGTAAGGTGACTGAGGCCATTACTGAAATTTCAGAACAGACCAACCTGCTGGCACTCAATGCGACTATCGAGGCTGCAAGAGCGGGAGAAGCAGGAAAGGGGTTCGGTGTTGTTGCTAATGAAATCAAGGAGCTGGCTCAGCAGACGGCAAGTGCAACCCTGGAGATAAAATCGAATATCGAGGGTGTCCAGCAAACAACCGGCTCAACAGTACACGAAATCAATGAAATATCTAAAATTATCAATGAAATCAACGCAATTGTCACAGAAATAGCCTCAGCAGTAGAAGAACAGTCCTCTGCCACGGCTGAAATTGCCGATTCCATCAACCGCACCTCCAGTGGTATCAGGGAAGTTAATGAACATGTCACCCACAGTTCAACTGTTGCCGGAA
- a CDS encoding TRAP transporter TatT component family protein: MSIRIIWTITVLLFTVAAFSSCSSLLTSTFVEPAAGNLRKQTDPELVCEGAPAFLLMIDSMIAGSPDSENLLRTGAQSYSAYAATLPECGASEERIAAITEKAHGYGLKLLSHFLPMDQMEGPEFDKSLAGLGKGDVPSVFWGTFGWISWVQAQHGSPGAMADLVVIEKIMARLLELDETFEAGSIHLFFAGYYAAKPALFGGKPELSRYHFKRALELSKRKFLLVQATYAATLARQTQDKKLYNALLKEILDFPIDSAPEFALSNVLAVRKARRLLEEDYFAE, from the coding sequence ATGTCCATCCGCATTATCTGGACAATAACTGTTCTTCTCTTCACTGTAGCAGCCTTTTCCTCATGCTCATCCCTGCTTACTTCAACCTTTGTGGAACCGGCTGCCGGTAACCTCAGGAAACAGACCGACCCCGAACTGGTCTGCGAAGGTGCACCAGCCTTCCTGCTGATGATAGACAGCATGATCGCCGGTTCCCCGGACAGCGAAAACCTGCTGCGAACCGGCGCCCAGTCCTACAGCGCCTATGCTGCGACCCTCCCTGAATGCGGCGCTTCTGAAGAACGTATCGCTGCAATTACGGAAAAAGCGCATGGATACGGATTGAAGCTCCTGAGCCATTTTCTGCCCATGGACCAGATGGAGGGCCCGGAATTTGACAAAAGCCTTGCCGGACTTGGCAAGGGTGACGTCCCTTCCGTATTCTGGGGAACATTTGGCTGGATAAGCTGGGTACAGGCCCAGCACGGTTCTCCCGGTGCCATGGCAGACCTTGTTGTCATAGAAAAAATCATGGCCAGACTCCTTGAACTGGACGAAACTTTTGAGGCAGGCTCCATCCACCTCTTTTTTGCAGGATATTATGCTGCCAAACCTGCTCTTTTCGGTGGAAAACCGGAACTCAGCAGATACCATTTCAAGCGGGCCCTGGAACTCTCAAAAAGAAAATTCCTGCTTGTCCAGGCAACCTATGCCGCCACCTTGGCCAGGCAGACCCAGGACAAAAAGCTGTATAATGCCCTGCTCAAGGAGATCCTTGACTTCCCCATTGACAGTGCGCCGGAATTTGCATTGAGTAATGTACTGGCAGTAAGAAAAGCCAGGCGACTCCTGGAGGAAGATTATTTTGCTGAATGA
- a CDS encoding thioredoxin domain-containing protein: MSDLVRCPGCGAKNRIAAEKQHLVAKCGKCGSKLPAQGGVIELDDSGFQRVVMTSSLPVLVDFYSPTCGPCHALAPVIDQLARQYAGRALICKLDTSRHQMSAAKFKIRGVPTLLFFKGGKQVDQVVGAVPAHELEQRLDRLC; this comes from the coding sequence ATGAGTGATCTGGTTAGATGCCCTGGATGTGGGGCAAAAAACAGGATTGCAGCGGAGAAACAGCATCTCGTTGCAAAATGTGGAAAATGCGGAAGTAAACTTCCAGCGCAGGGTGGGGTAATTGAACTGGATGACAGTGGTTTTCAACGAGTCGTTATGACGTCTTCCCTCCCGGTTCTGGTTGATTTTTATTCACCGACCTGCGGTCCCTGTCATGCACTGGCCCCTGTTATTGATCAGCTGGCACGTCAGTATGCAGGGAGGGCCCTGATCTGTAAACTTGACACCAGTCGTCATCAGATGAGTGCGGCAAAGTTCAAGATTCGTGGTGTTCCCACTCTACTCTTTTTCAAAGGGGGGAAGCAGGTGGATCAGGTGGTTGGTGCAGTTCCCGCCCATGAACTGGAGCAGAGACTTGACAGACTGTGTTGA
- a CDS encoding TRAP transporter small permease, whose protein sequence is MSTPTHPLQKLARLTGRGEDLLLCLLLSLMLLLACLQIVMRWTSGGLIWADPLLRHLVLWCGLLGGLKATGAGKHIALDFTGFLVPSFLRPWVALATDLFCTAAAGGLAFASWLFLQSEMEFGGTALFGLPSWVPNSIFLLTFALMTFKYLIGSILAAIRCFSPDRKIAGGRR, encoded by the coding sequence TTGAGTACACCAACCCATCCGTTACAAAAACTGGCCCGACTGACAGGCAGGGGAGAGGATCTTCTTCTCTGCCTCCTGCTCTCTCTCATGCTCCTGCTCGCCTGTCTGCAGATTGTCATGCGCTGGACATCCGGGGGACTGATCTGGGCCGACCCACTCCTCAGGCACCTTGTTCTCTGGTGCGGCCTCCTCGGGGGCCTGAAGGCAACGGGTGCAGGAAAGCATATTGCTCTTGATTTCACGGGGTTTCTTGTCCCTTCCTTTCTGCGGCCCTGGGTCGCTTTGGCCACTGATCTTTTCTGTACAGCCGCCGCCGGGGGGCTGGCCTTTGCCTCCTGGCTCTTTCTTCAGAGTGAAATGGAGTTTGGCGGGACTGCCCTGTTCGGTCTTCCCTCGTGGGTGCCAAACAGTATTTTTCTCCTCACCTTTGCCCTGATGACCTTCAAATACCTGATAGGTTCGATCCTTGCAGCAATCCGCTGTTTCTCCCCTGACCGAAAAATTGCGGGAGGCAGACGGTGA
- a CDS encoding TRAP transporter substrate-binding protein → MKQRLFTLFSVTLILLSTAHLVEARSKYLFKIGSLAPAGSVWVQQFKKFGAEVKKKTGGEVSFRVYPGGVMGDDQAMYRKMRVGQLHGGGFTMTGIARIVPDFRVMAIPFLFNSYEEIDYTLAGLLPTFKEKFQKKRLELVAMTEVGFIYAMSTKPVATLSDLQNSSNWSPSGDPVSESFLAALGISPVQLSIPDVLSSLQSGLVDTVYNSLYGSIVLQWFTKAKYITDVPYGYAYGVFLLDGRAYGKLPEKYKKIIHTAAAKHFPVLLENTRASNLDSRQVLIKRGVTFVKADKGTIRRLREKRDEAVQQLVKKSLSPEIYSQATALLSEFRKNQENGKDN, encoded by the coding sequence ATGAAACAACGACTCTTTACTCTTTTTTCCGTAACTCTCATTCTCCTGTCGACTGCACACTTGGTGGAAGCCAGATCAAAATACCTGTTCAAAATCGGCAGCCTTGCCCCCGCTGGATCCGTATGGGTGCAGCAGTTTAAAAAATTCGGTGCGGAGGTGAAGAAGAAAACGGGTGGGGAAGTCAGTTTCCGGGTCTACCCGGGCGGGGTCATGGGAGATGATCAGGCCATGTACAGAAAAATGCGGGTGGGACAACTCCATGGCGGTGGTTTCACCATGACTGGAATCGCCAGAATCGTGCCAGATTTCAGAGTGATGGCTATCCCCTTCCTCTTCAATTCCTACGAGGAGATAGACTATACCCTGGCAGGACTGCTGCCCACTTTCAAGGAGAAATTTCAGAAAAAACGACTGGAACTTGTGGCCATGACTGAAGTCGGTTTTATCTATGCCATGTCCACAAAACCTGTGGCAACCCTCAGCGACCTGCAAAATTCCTCCAACTGGAGTCCCTCAGGCGACCCCGTCTCTGAAAGCTTCCTGGCCGCACTTGGTATCAGCCCTGTACAGCTCTCCATTCCTGATGTTCTTTCATCCCTGCAGTCAGGTCTTGTGGATACCGTCTATAATTCCCTCTACGGTTCCATTGTCCTGCAGTGGTTCACCAAGGCGAAATACATTACAGATGTCCCCTACGGGTATGCCTATGGCGTATTTCTTCTTGATGGCAGAGCGTATGGAAAACTACCCGAAAAATATAAGAAAATTATCCACACGGCGGCCGCGAAGCATTTTCCCGTCCTCCTTGAAAACACCCGTGCCAGTAACCTTGATTCCAGGCAGGTCCTGATAAAGAGAGGGGTTACATTCGTCAAGGCAGACAAGGGAACAATCCGCAGGCTTCGAGAAAAACGGGATGAGGCCGTACAGCAGCTTGTGAAAAAATCCCTCTCTCCGGAAATCTATTCCCAGGCCACAGCACTGCTGAGTGAGTTCAGGAAAAACCAGGAAAACGGGAAGGATAATTGA
- a CDS encoding LysE family translocator, translating to MLDNIVPFILFVIAMTGTPGPGNLTMMAIGQTTGFSSAIPFLLGTAVGCILLDTLVACGLGELLLASPAAALALKVTGLVYIFYLAGKVLFLQLEGKKVTKKFSFFEGFLIHPLSPKSWAMAVVAFSQFMIPEQALLPQVAVFVATFLMGLLVFHSSWCAAGAFIPRLVQSRRTLFFINCIMVVLMVGATVWAMLG from the coding sequence ATGCTGGACAATATAGTGCCCTTTATACTGTTTGTCATTGCCATGACAGGGACACCGGGGCCGGGAAATCTTACGATGATGGCGATCGGTCAGACAACAGGGTTTTCCAGTGCCATACCGTTTCTGCTGGGTACTGCGGTTGGCTGTATTCTCCTGGATACCCTGGTTGCCTGTGGCCTGGGTGAACTTTTGCTTGCATCACCCGCAGCGGCTTTGGCTCTAAAGGTTACAGGGCTTGTCTATATTTTTTACCTTGCAGGAAAGGTTTTGTTTCTTCAACTGGAAGGGAAAAAGGTAACGAAAAAGTTTTCTTTTTTTGAAGGGTTTCTGATCCATCCCCTGAGCCCGAAAAGCTGGGCCATGGCGGTTGTCGCCTTCAGCCAGTTTATGATACCGGAACAGGCTCTTCTGCCCCAGGTTGCAGTTTTTGTAGCAACTTTTCTCATGGGCCTTCTGGTTTTTCACAGTTCCTGGTGTGCGGCAGGGGCTTTTATCCCGAGATTGGTTCAGTCGCGGAGGACTCTTTTTTTTATTAATTGTATCATGGTCGTTCTGATGGTCGGAGCCACGGTCTGGGCCATGCTGGGGTGA
- the hpt gene encoding hypoxanthine phosphoribosyltransferase — MKNREKSENVENGIVKVLVTREEVEKTVKRLGSEITRYYDEKETDLLLVGLLRGSFVFLADLVREIKLPLMVDFMSLSSYGDGTVSSGDVKVVMDLDTSIEGRDVLIVEDIVDTGNTFSKVIRMLKNRKPRSLKVCTFLNKPECRIVDVKIDFCGVDIPNEFAVGYGLDYAQKYRNLPYVGVLDPEILEE; from the coding sequence ATGAAAAACAGAGAGAAGAGTGAAAACGTGGAAAATGGTATTGTTAAAGTCCTGGTGACCCGGGAAGAGGTGGAGAAAACAGTAAAGCGGCTTGGGTCGGAAATAACCCGGTATTATGATGAAAAAGAGACCGACCTGCTGCTGGTAGGGTTACTGCGGGGATCGTTTGTTTTTCTGGCAGATCTTGTGCGGGAGATAAAACTGCCTCTTATGGTAGATTTCATGTCGCTTTCCAGCTACGGTGACGGCACAGTCAGCAGTGGGGATGTCAAAGTGGTGATGGATCTTGACACTTCTATTGAGGGAAGGGATGTTCTCATTGTCGAGGATATTGTCGATACCGGGAACACCTTCAGCAAGGTCATCAGAATGCTGAAAAACAGAAAGCCCCGATCTCTCAAGGTCTGTACTTTTCTTAATAAACCGGAATGCAGGATTGTTGATGTGAAGATAGATTTTTGCGGCGTTGATATCCCCAATGAATTCGCTGTGGGATACGGGCTGGATTATGCCCAGAAATATAGAAATCTTCCCTATGTGGGGGTCCTTGACCCGGAAATTCTGGAGGAATAA